A genome region from Anopheles stephensi strain Indian chromosome 2, UCI_ANSTEP_V1.0, whole genome shotgun sequence includes the following:
- the LOC118505238 gene encoding N(G),N(G)-dimethylarginine dimethylaminohydrolase 1 isoform X3, translated as MASPFRYTHAITARIPLSLRTRGEIDLEEAKLQHESYVKMLRDLGLDVIELPPDENLPECPFVEDCAVVCNGIALICRPGDPHRVQEVEAVRAVLKKELDLPLAEIADPNARLDGGDVLFTGREFFVGLSKWTNEAGARAVAAAFPEYPCVPIKVSEHHHLKYYVSMGGPDVLCVSRSKESQEILKRIEREATFTYHTLTLQEETAANVLYINGTLVTRSVDEIPISTQILSQKLDNPRQMLYMSELGKFSNGLTACSILVKRSKHIKSL; from the exons ATGGCGTCACCCTTCCGCTATACGCACGCAATCACTGCCAG AATTCCATTATCTTTAAGAACGCGCGGAGAAATCGATCTGGAAGAGGCCAAACTGCAGCATGAAAGTTATGTGAAAATGCTGCGCGATCTAGGACTGGATGTGATAGAACTGCCACCGGATGAAAATTTACCTGAATGTCCGTTCGTTGAAGACTGCGCCGTAGTATGTAATGGAATAGCGTTAATTTGCCGACCCGGTGATCCGCATCGGGTGCAGGAA GTCGAAGCCGTGCGGGCTGTGCTGAAGAAGGAACTGGATCTTCCCTTAGCCGAAATAGCCGATCCCAACGCTAGACTGGATGGCGGCGACGTGCTCTTTACCGGGCGCGAGTTTTTCGTTGGTCTCAGTAAGTGGACCAATGAAGCGGGTGCTCGTGCGGTGGCGGCCGCCTTTCCCGAATATCCCTGCGTTCCGATAAAG GTATCAGAGCATCATCATCTCAAGTATTACGTTTCCATGGGTGGACCGGACGTTCTCTGTGTTAGCCGCAGCAAGGAATCGCAAGAGATCTTGAAGCGAATCGAGCGCGAAGCTACCTTCACGTACCACACGCTGACACTGCAGGAAGAGACCGCAGCGAACGTGCTGTACATCAACGGTACGCTCGTTACACGATCCGTCGATGAAATTCCAATCTCAACGCAG ATTTTATCGCAGAAGCTCGACAATCCGCGCCAGATGCTGTACATGTCCGAGCTGGGCAAGTTTTCCAACGGTCTTACCGCCTGTTCCATTCTGGTCAAACGTTCCAAGCACATCAAAAGCCTGTGA
- the LOC118505238 gene encoding N(G),N(G)-dimethylarginine dimethylaminohydrolase 1 isoform X2, which yields MCISSFGVSSVPSKTTRFPTRGEIDLEEAKLQHESYVKMLRDLGLDVIELPPDENLPECPFVEDCAVVCNGIALICRPGDPHRVQEVEAVRAVLKKELDLPLAEIADPNARLDGGDVLFTGREFFVGLSKWTNEAGARAVAAAFPEYPCVPIKVEDVDDVVNPITLDLVSGVIQVSEHHHLKYYVSMGGPDVLCVSRSKESQEILKRIEREATFTYHTLTLQEETAANVLYINGTLVTRSVDEIPISTQILSQKLDNPRQMLYMSELGKFSNGLTACSILVKRSKHIKSL from the exons ATGTGTATTTCGTCGTTTGGTGTGTCTTCTGTCCCTTCCAAAACCACACGCTTCCC AACGCGCGGAGAAATCGATCTGGAAGAGGCCAAACTGCAGCATGAAAGTTATGTGAAAATGCTGCGCGATCTAGGACTGGATGTGATAGAACTGCCACCGGATGAAAATTTACCTGAATGTCCGTTCGTTGAAGACTGCGCCGTAGTATGTAATGGAATAGCGTTAATTTGCCGACCCGGTGATCCGCATCGGGTGCAGGAA GTCGAAGCCGTGCGGGCTGTGCTGAAGAAGGAACTGGATCTTCCCTTAGCCGAAATAGCCGATCCCAACGCTAGACTGGATGGCGGCGACGTGCTCTTTACCGGGCGCGAGTTTTTCGTTGGTCTCAGTAAGTGGACCAATGAAGCGGGTGCTCGTGCGGTGGCGGCCGCCTTTCCCGAATATCCCTGCGTTCCGATAAAG GTAGAAGACGTAGACGATGTGGTGAATCCTATAACGTTGGATTTAGTCAGTGGAGTGATTCAG GTATCAGAGCATCATCATCTCAAGTATTACGTTTCCATGGGTGGACCGGACGTTCTCTGTGTTAGCCGCAGCAAGGAATCGCAAGAGATCTTGAAGCGAATCGAGCGCGAAGCTACCTTCACGTACCACACGCTGACACTGCAGGAAGAGACCGCAGCGAACGTGCTGTACATCAACGGTACGCTCGTTACACGATCCGTCGATGAAATTCCAATCTCAACGCAG ATTTTATCGCAGAAGCTCGACAATCCGCGCCAGATGCTGTACATGTCCGAGCTGGGCAAGTTTTCCAACGGTCTTACCGCCTGTTCCATTCTGGTCAAACGTTCCAAGCACATCAAAAGCCTGTGA
- the LOC118505238 gene encoding N(G),N(G)-dimethylarginine dimethylaminohydrolase 1 isoform X1 translates to MASPFRYTHAITARIPLSLRTRGEIDLEEAKLQHESYVKMLRDLGLDVIELPPDENLPECPFVEDCAVVCNGIALICRPGDPHRVQEVEAVRAVLKKELDLPLAEIADPNARLDGGDVLFTGREFFVGLSKWTNEAGARAVAAAFPEYPCVPIKVEDVDDVVNPITLDLVSGVIQVSEHHHLKYYVSMGGPDVLCVSRSKESQEILKRIEREATFTYHTLTLQEETAANVLYINGTLVTRSVDEIPISTQILSQKLDNPRQMLYMSELGKFSNGLTACSILVKRSKHIKSL, encoded by the exons ATGGCGTCACCCTTCCGCTATACGCACGCAATCACTGCCAG AATTCCATTATCTTTAAGAACGCGCGGAGAAATCGATCTGGAAGAGGCCAAACTGCAGCATGAAAGTTATGTGAAAATGCTGCGCGATCTAGGACTGGATGTGATAGAACTGCCACCGGATGAAAATTTACCTGAATGTCCGTTCGTTGAAGACTGCGCCGTAGTATGTAATGGAATAGCGTTAATTTGCCGACCCGGTGATCCGCATCGGGTGCAGGAA GTCGAAGCCGTGCGGGCTGTGCTGAAGAAGGAACTGGATCTTCCCTTAGCCGAAATAGCCGATCCCAACGCTAGACTGGATGGCGGCGACGTGCTCTTTACCGGGCGCGAGTTTTTCGTTGGTCTCAGTAAGTGGACCAATGAAGCGGGTGCTCGTGCGGTGGCGGCCGCCTTTCCCGAATATCCCTGCGTTCCGATAAAG GTAGAAGACGTAGACGATGTGGTGAATCCTATAACGTTGGATTTAGTCAGTGGAGTGATTCAG GTATCAGAGCATCATCATCTCAAGTATTACGTTTCCATGGGTGGACCGGACGTTCTCTGTGTTAGCCGCAGCAAGGAATCGCAAGAGATCTTGAAGCGAATCGAGCGCGAAGCTACCTTCACGTACCACACGCTGACACTGCAGGAAGAGACCGCAGCGAACGTGCTGTACATCAACGGTACGCTCGTTACACGATCCGTCGATGAAATTCCAATCTCAACGCAG ATTTTATCGCAGAAGCTCGACAATCCGCGCCAGATGCTGTACATGTCCGAGCTGGGCAAGTTTTCCAACGGTCTTACCGCCTGTTCCATTCTGGTCAAACGTTCCAAGCACATCAAAAGCCTGTGA
- the LOC118505238 gene encoding N(G),N(G)-dimethylarginine dimethylaminohydrolase 1 isoform X4 gives MLRDLGLDVIELPPDENLPECPFVEDCAVVCNGIALICRPGDPHRVQEVEAVRAVLKKELDLPLAEIADPNARLDGGDVLFTGREFFVGLSKWTNEAGARAVAAAFPEYPCVPIKVEDVDDVVNPITLDLVSGVIQVSEHHHLKYYVSMGGPDVLCVSRSKESQEILKRIEREATFTYHTLTLQEETAANVLYINGTLVTRSVDEIPISTQILSQKLDNPRQMLYMSELGKFSNGLTACSILVKRSKHIKSL, from the exons ATGCTGCGCGATCTAGGACTGGATGTGATAGAACTGCCACCGGATGAAAATTTACCTGAATGTCCGTTCGTTGAAGACTGCGCCGTAGTATGTAATGGAATAGCGTTAATTTGCCGACCCGGTGATCCGCATCGGGTGCAGGAA GTCGAAGCCGTGCGGGCTGTGCTGAAGAAGGAACTGGATCTTCCCTTAGCCGAAATAGCCGATCCCAACGCTAGACTGGATGGCGGCGACGTGCTCTTTACCGGGCGCGAGTTTTTCGTTGGTCTCAGTAAGTGGACCAATGAAGCGGGTGCTCGTGCGGTGGCGGCCGCCTTTCCCGAATATCCCTGCGTTCCGATAAAG GTAGAAGACGTAGACGATGTGGTGAATCCTATAACGTTGGATTTAGTCAGTGGAGTGATTCAG GTATCAGAGCATCATCATCTCAAGTATTACGTTTCCATGGGTGGACCGGACGTTCTCTGTGTTAGCCGCAGCAAGGAATCGCAAGAGATCTTGAAGCGAATCGAGCGCGAAGCTACCTTCACGTACCACACGCTGACACTGCAGGAAGAGACCGCAGCGAACGTGCTGTACATCAACGGTACGCTCGTTACACGATCCGTCGATGAAATTCCAATCTCAACGCAG ATTTTATCGCAGAAGCTCGACAATCCGCGCCAGATGCTGTACATGTCCGAGCTGGGCAAGTTTTCCAACGGTCTTACCGCCTGTTCCATTCTGGTCAAACGTTCCAAGCACATCAAAAGCCTGTGA
- the LOC118505238 gene encoding N(G),N(G)-dimethylarginine dimethylaminohydrolase 1 isoform X5 — protein MLRDLGLDVIELPPDENLPECPFVEDCAVVCNGIALICRPGDPHRVQEVEAVRAVLKKELDLPLAEIADPNARLDGGDVLFTGREFFVGLSKWTNEAGARAVAAAFPEYPCVPIKVSEHHHLKYYVSMGGPDVLCVSRSKESQEILKRIEREATFTYHTLTLQEETAANVLYINGTLVTRSVDEIPISTQILSQKLDNPRQMLYMSELGKFSNGLTACSILVKRSKHIKSL, from the exons ATGCTGCGCGATCTAGGACTGGATGTGATAGAACTGCCACCGGATGAAAATTTACCTGAATGTCCGTTCGTTGAAGACTGCGCCGTAGTATGTAATGGAATAGCGTTAATTTGCCGACCCGGTGATCCGCATCGGGTGCAGGAA GTCGAAGCCGTGCGGGCTGTGCTGAAGAAGGAACTGGATCTTCCCTTAGCCGAAATAGCCGATCCCAACGCTAGACTGGATGGCGGCGACGTGCTCTTTACCGGGCGCGAGTTTTTCGTTGGTCTCAGTAAGTGGACCAATGAAGCGGGTGCTCGTGCGGTGGCGGCCGCCTTTCCCGAATATCCCTGCGTTCCGATAAAG GTATCAGAGCATCATCATCTCAAGTATTACGTTTCCATGGGTGGACCGGACGTTCTCTGTGTTAGCCGCAGCAAGGAATCGCAAGAGATCTTGAAGCGAATCGAGCGCGAAGCTACCTTCACGTACCACACGCTGACACTGCAGGAAGAGACCGCAGCGAACGTGCTGTACATCAACGGTACGCTCGTTACACGATCCGTCGATGAAATTCCAATCTCAACGCAG ATTTTATCGCAGAAGCTCGACAATCCGCGCCAGATGCTGTACATGTCCGAGCTGGGCAAGTTTTCCAACGGTCTTACCGCCTGTTCCATTCTGGTCAAACGTTCCAAGCACATCAAAAGCCTGTGA
- the LOC118505148 gene encoding uncharacterized protein LOC118505148 has translation MNPNEVVYISNIPKQTSLAELHSLLKSSGNVVGSTFMRENRNDCRTKIAFVLFENEAQAAEACGLDQTLFQSHRLSVMLSNDDRKFLAGYTIVIHNTSSDTSEEDLFEACCRYGNVETVQIPTNHYAFVSFSERSAAHAAHRKLNNSMLNQHQVSVKVLDEDVRVRLEDLDSYKTPRVYNELLRAKQQYFDNQEPMRHDPQQNLMDDRDDDFQDHHQQQHQYNDNLDDDSMGQYNRNENCDDFSPAPGLQDYEEDYSPLLVYRRDVRFGKLRFQTENNTAVKVENIPREVYDEDVVIYFQKFGPILSIERGICLNALFSKIYTITYQNEESQQRALNCFCRQVVLSDITCTIFTMIPGEALHPVKNQSVLINFVPNYVMYDEIVQAFSDIGNVLYVEKKVRNNGPTIVHFTHPINMNDACQIDSITDINVTIVPVSQKDFMIFTTNMPVYFRAAKGRMNGTPKGNYLQEIEAKEEQEKKDNIIFKTGFDPHYCNPNPKKYNFEVVVYNCPKAAKLSTLKGYFNRAGAVRALRKEPSKFDSNTWKVFVSFANYLEAYRAVRLKGKFNGDFIFKHIAAESPRLDCMEAIMVTVVPEENLSVAQVVREFVKCGVLYFAEKTSTNEFVLIYRDVKGAQRACEMHAIERHPIEVFWLKDVLKQKGKQKIFRFNLSSGANTGADDDTKDYRGRVLLSDMFGQKEPKDMDSKAVLPIPPPKAPKPPGVPRTEPLTVEIINKPCDTPKPSTSSVPPPVDIKEEDLRNVIVEKRSIKSECLDQLNSLEEMERYIKQKEQDIQRRLQQLEKDEANVTALLPSTSTKRAKSSEEKAKEPTSARTEPPSGSRANASSSRRTSSPTLPLIEPSSSSSSHQRISNHTTTVGVSIPTYSSSDSLRLSDQMRSVSPSDRLAHERYMQIRVEKIAITQELDSLRQRFDYRKGSRVDALRDLLAGLNREQREIQIQLEAKRRFRMPDDANYAGSSFDPSPSPPAKRHNRRSSSRSSRSIGRRSQSRSPYRRNARFSRSRSRSRTSGRLPRSRSRTSGRLVRSRSRNSGRLVRSRSRNSGRLVRSRSRNSGRLARSRSRNSGRLARSRSRRTRSRTQSPPSRFSRKSRSPSPPSYEHQKRRRSRTPSKEVRSPPVARQAYQLERVMYNIGRYNHKHVKHSVYVGNVSSQVSQREIEEIFARFGRLADVDFDRFKWYGEVYFDYTNREHAFKALEMNNVKIAGRRLRVAFNSDKPSIREGYSLYLSLRQPTDEQTIYRTYESYGEIDFIWYPENQLIGTISFRRTEDANDALAVYKLIDGTPIKSRPFKDRVNNVA, from the exons ATGAATCCGAACGAAGTGGTTTATATTTCTAATATTCCCAAGCAAACCTCGTTAGCGGAGTTGCACAGTTTGCTGAAATCGTCCGGGAATGTGGTCGGTTCCACGTTCATGCGCGAAAATCGCAATGATTGCCGGACGAaaattgcgtttgttttgttcgagaACGAAGCGCAAGCCGCGGAAGCTTGCGGCCTGGATCAGACGCTCTTCCAGTCGCATCGATTGAGCGTGATGCTGTCGAACGATGATCGAAAGTTTTTGGCCGGCTATACCATAGTAATACATAACACATCATCCG ATACGAGCGAGGAGGATCTGTTCGAAGCGTGCTGTAGATACGGGAATGTCGAGACGGTACAGATTCCCACCAATCACTATGCGTTCGTTAGCTTTTCGGAACGATCCGCAGCCCACGCAGCGCATCGGAAGCTGAACAATTCGATGCTAAACCAGCACCAGGTGTCGGTGAAAGTTCTCGACGAGGATGTGCGAGTGCGGCTGGAAGATTTGGATAGTTACAAAACGCCTCGCGTTTACAATGAGCTGCTGCGCGCGAAGCAGCAGTACTTTGATAACCAGGAACCGATGCGACACGACCCGCAGCAGAACCTGATGGACGATCGGGACGATGATTTCCaggaccaccaccaacaacaacaccagtaCAACGACAATCTGGACGATGATTCTATGGGCCAGTATAATCGAAACGAGAACTGCGATGATTTTTCGCCAGCGCCGGGCTTGCAGGACTACGAGGAGGACTACAGTCCATTGCTCGTCTATCGTCGCGATGTACGATTTGGAAAGCTACGCTTCCAAACGGAAAACAATACGGCAG TCAAGGTGGAGAATATTCCGCGCGAAGTTTACGACGAAGATGTGGTCATTTACTTTCAAAAGTTCGGCCCCATCTTAAGCATCGAGCGAGGCATCTGTCTGAACGCGCTGTTTTCGAAAATTTACACGATAACCTACCAGAACGAGGAATCGCAGCAACGCGCACTGAATTGCTTTTGCCGACAGGTGGTACTGTCCGATATAACCTGCACCATATTCACTATGATTCCCGGAGAGGCACTTCATCCGGTAAAGAATCAATCTGTGCTGATTAACTTTGTACCAAACT ATGTAATGTACGACGAAATCGTACAAGCATTTTCCGACATTGGAAATGTGTTGTACGTCGAGAAAAAAGTTCGCAACAATGGTCCGACGATCGTACACTTTACGCACCCGATCAACATGAACGACGCTTGCCAAATCGATAGCATTACGGATATTAACGTTACCATCGTACCAGTGAGTCAGAAAGATTTCATGATTTTCACTACCAACATGCCTGTGTACTTTCGAGCCGCCAAGGGCAGGATGAACGGCACACCGAAGGGTAATTACTTGCAGGAAATAGAAGCCAAAGAGGAGCAGGAAAAGAAGGATAACATCATTTTCAAAACGGGGTTCGACCCGCACTATTGCAATCCCAACCCGAAGAAGTACAATTTTGAAG TGGTGGTTTACAACTGTCCCAAAGCTGCGAAGCTATCAACGCTAAAAGGTTACTTCAACCGCGCCGGTGCCGTACGGGCGCTGCGCAAGGAGCCGAGCAAATTTGATTCGAACACGTGGAAGGTGTTTGTCAGCTTTGCCAACTATCTAGAGGCTTACCGAGCCGTGCGGTTAAAGGGTAAGTTCAATGGAGATTTCATCTTCAAACATATCGCCGCGGAAAGCCCCAGATTGGATTGCATGGAAGCGATAATGGTGACGGTGGTACCAG AGGAAAACCTTTCGGTGGCACAAGTTGTACGCGAGTTTGTGAAATGTGGAGTTTTATATTTTGCCGAAAAAACATCGACAAACGAGTTCGTCCTCATCTATCGAGACGTAAAGGGGGCACAACGAGCCTGTGAGATGCATGCCATTGAACGTCATCCGATTGAGGTGTTCT GGCTGAAGGATGTATTGAAACAGAAAGGGAAACAGAAAATATTCAGATTTAATTTGAGTTCTGGCGCGAACACGGGCGCTGATGACGATACGAAGGATTATCGGGGACGAGTGCTGCTATCGGACATGTTTGGGCAGAAGGAACCAAAGGACATGGACAGCAAAGCAGTGCTGCCGATTCCTCCACCGAAAGCCCCGAAGCCCCCGGGCGTACCGAGGACGGAACCTTTGACGGTGGAAATCATCAACAAGCCTTGTGACACACCCAAGCCATCGACAAGCAGCGTCCCTCCACCGGTGGACATAAAGGAAGAGGATCTTCGGAATGTAATTGTCGAAAAGCGCAGCATCAAATCGGAATGCCTGGATCAGCTGAACAGTCTGGAAGAGatggaacgttacatcaagcAGAAAGAGCAGGACATTCAACGTCGGCTACAGCAGCTGGAAAAGGACGAGGCAAACGTTACGGCCTTGCTGCCATCCACCAGCACGAAGCGGGCCAAATCTTCGGAAGAGAAAGCTAAGGAACCGACCAGCGCCAGGACCGAGCCGCCTAGTGGTAGCAGAGCTAATGCAAGCAGCAGCCGGCGCACGTCATCGCCTACCCTACCCCTAATCGAACCGAGCTCCTCGTCCTCCAGCCACCAACGGATCAGCAACCACACAACGACCGTAGGAGTCAGCATTCCCACGTACTCGTCGTCAGACAGCTTGAGGCTCTCGGATCAGATGCGGTCCGTTTCGCCTTCGGATCGTTTAGCACACGAGCGGTACATGCAAATTCGTGTGGAAAAAATTGCCATCACGCAGGAGCTAGACTCGTTGCGACAACGGTTCGATTACCGCAAGGGATCTCGCGTGGACGCATTACGGGATCTGCTTGCCGGACTGAATCGAGAGCAGCGTGAAATCCAGATACAGCTAGAAGCGAAGAGACGCTTCCGTATGCCAGATGATGCAAACTACGCCGGCAGTTCGTTTGATCCTTCGCCATCGCCACCAGCGAAACGCCACAACAGACGATCCTCATCGCGCTCGTCCCGATCGATAGGGCGGCGATCTCAATCTCGTTCGCCGTACCGCCGCAATGCACGGTTTTCTCGATCACGCTCAAGATCACGGACTTCCGGAAGGTTGCCACGCTCACGATCACGGACCTCTGGAAGATTGGTACGCTCCCGATCAAGGAACTCGGGAAGATTGGTACGCTCTCGATCAAGAAACTCGGGAAGATTGGTACGCTCTCGATCAAGGAACTCGGGAAGGTTGGCACGTTCCCGATCAAGGAACTCGGGAAGGTTGGCCCGTTCTCGCTCACGACGCACAAGGTCGCGAACTCAATCACCACCGTCACGATTTTCGCGCAAATCCCGTTCCCCATCTCCGCCATCATACGAGCATCAAAAGCGACGCCGATCGAGGACTCCATCGAAGGAAGTGAGATCACCGCCGGTCGCAAGGCAAGCCTATCAGTTGGAACGGGTAATGTACAACATTGGACGCTACAACCATAAGCACGTCAAGCACAGCGTGTACGTGGGCAACGTTAGCAGCCAGGTGAGCCAACGGGAAATCGAAGAAATATTTGCCCGCTTCGGCCGGCTGGCGGATGTGGACTTTGACCGGTTCAAATGGTACGGCGAGGTATACTTCGATTACACCAATCGGGAGCATGCGTTTAAAGCGCTGGAAATGAACAACGTTAAAATAGCGGGCCGCCGGCTGCGGGTGGCGTTCAATTCGGATAAACCATCGATCAGAGAGGGATACTCGCTTTACCTCTCGCTGAGACAAC CGACCGACGAGCAAACCATTTATCGCACGTACGAATCGTACggtgaaattgatttcatttgGTACCCGGAGAACCAACTGATCGGTACCATCTCCTTCCGGCGGACGGAAGATGCGAACGATGCACTAGCGGTGTACAAGCTAATCGATGGAACGCCGATCAAATCAAGACCTTTCAAAGATAGGGTGAACAACGTTGCTTGA